The Neorhodopirellula lusitana DNA window AATAACTTCAAGCAAATCGGTTTGGGCATCCATAACTATCACTCGGCCTATAAGCAATTGCCGCAGCACGGCGGTGGTACGACCGGTGGTAAGAAGTTTCCAGTGGATGGTCAGAATGCCTACGATGAGACGGAGAGTCACAATCGGCTTCGACTGAGCATCCTGGTGGGATTAATGCCGTTCATCGAGGGGCAGTCGCTGTGGGAGCAAATTAGCAATCCCAATGCTCTTAACGACGATGGCACAACCCGCACTCCTGTGCCGTGGCCAGCGATGGGGCCGACTCCAGAGAACGATGAATATGGCCCATGGATGACAAACATCCCGACTCTGCGATGTCCTAGTGATCCCGGTGTCGGGTTGCCGGGGTTGGGGCGAACGAATTATGTGGCGTCCATCGGGGACTCCGTCGTTGCAGCGGTAAGAGGGCCCTACGGTGGGACCGGAACTCAAATGACCGATTTGTCGAATTCGGAGGAAGCGAGAGCATCCGCACGCGGCTTCTTCAGGATCCGTGAGAAGACTAGTTTCCGTGATTGCTTGGATGGTTTGTCAAACACGATCGCAATGGGCGAGATCGCAACGGATCTTGGTGACAATGACAAGCGGACGATTTTGTTGAACAAGAACAATCTATTCAAAGCATGGCAGCCGGGCTTTGCGCCTAATAGTTGTGAGAGTACGACGTACATCGATGCCTCGCGTCCACAATTTTGGAATGCAACTTACTCCGGCACGACCTCCACGAGAGGCCGCGGGTATCAGTGGGCCGAGCACTATCCTAACTACGGAGCAGTGACGACCATCATGCCGCCTAATAAGGCACTTTGCGGAAGTGCGAACAATGACCAAAACGGCATCATCGCGCCTCCATCGAGTCGCCATCAAGGCGGTGTTCACATCTTGATGGGTGACGGTGCCGTGAAGTTCATCACCGATTCGATCGAGGCAGGCAATTCCGCAGCCGAACAGGTTGGTGCGGGAAGAGCTGGTGACGCCGCACCTGGTTCGGCAAGTCCATATGGCCTTTGGGGCAAGCTTGGAACGCGTGCGATCCGGGAAGTCATCGACGAAGAATTCTAGTCGGCAACGTATTGGGTAAAATCAGCCAACACGCGATGCGTGGTTTTAAAGGCTCGGCGTTCCATGCGGGATTCCGGGCTTTTTTTCTTGTCGTTCCGCAGTGCATTTTGGCCAGTGCTTCTAGCTTGTGCTTTGCGGTTCAGTGTCCACAACGTCGGGCTGATGCCCTGTGCCGATACAGATGTAGCGGAAGGGATCGCGGTTCGTTATCGCTCCAATCTTGCAGGTCGCCGAGTCACGAGTTGTTTGCTGAAGTGTCCGTTCGTGCAATTGCTTTTTCGATCCGCTTGGCCGCATCGTTAAGCATTGAAAGCATGGCGTTGTGCGCTTGGGTGGCTTGGCCAGCGATAATCGCTTTCAGTACTTTTTTGTGCAACGGAAGGGATGATAGGTTGTCCGACGGTAGGCAGTTGGTGACCCGCAGGCTGGATTCCAACGAGGCACTGATGGCGTGGGCGACCGGTGAAAAGAATGGGTTCCCTGTGGCGTGCAGGATTTCGACATGGAAGAGGATGTCGGCGGCCAGAAATTTCTCGACATCGTTGCCAGCGGCTTCTTCCATCTGGTCCCATGCATCCGAAATATGTTGCAGTTGCTCTTCGGATGCACGCTTAGCCGCCATCGCTGCCGCTTTGGGTTCGATGGTTTGCCGGAACTCCGTCAATCGCAAAAGATTGCTTCCGCTGGAGTCGGATCCGGATTGCCACTGGATGACTTCCGGATCGAGATAGTTCCATTGGTTGGAAGGGCGAACCAGGGTGCCCCGTTTCGCGCGAGATTCAACAAGCCCTTTCGCTGCGAGCCCTTTGATCGCTTCGCGGACAACCGTCCGGCTGACTCCCAGTTGCTCGCAAAGCGTCCACTCTTGGGGGATAGCCTGGCCTGGCGGGATCTCGCCAGCCAGGATACGTCCACCAAGTTCATGGATGACTTGGCCACATAGGTTTCGTGGGGGAGCGTGCTTTTTCATGTACATGACCTTGTTTTACCGATGTGTTGTATTACAATACCACAACAAGGTTGGCATGGGAATCGAGTTCCCTCGAGCGATCCGTCAAAGTACTCTTCGAGAATCCATCTATGGAAAACCAGGAACTATCGGTGTCGCAGTTGCCAGTGTCCGTGGTCACGCCATCTCAGCATTCGCCGTTGCAGGAATCCGGCAATGGCACTGTGTCTCGCCCGCCCGGTGCCGACGGCGTCAAGATCAAGTGCATCCGGACGCATCACCTTCGCGATCATCTTGATGTCCCTTTTGGGTTTTCGCAGTGGTATTACGACACGCGTAATACCCTTTGGGTGGAGATCGTTGCTGAAGACGGGACTACCGGTTGGGGTGAGTGCTACGGTCCTTCGGAAGTTTACCAAGCTGCGATCACCAGTTTTTATGCGCCGCGATTGTTGGGTGAGAACGCGTTGCAGACGGACGTGATTTGGCATCGCATGTGGCGGGCCTCACTCGACTTTGCTCGCGGTGGCGTGATGATGGGCGCGATGTCGGGCATTGACATGGCACTTTGGGATCTTCGCGGGAAGATGCTCGGCCAGTCAGTGTCTGAACTAATGGGCGGTCGGTACGTGGACGAGGTTCCTTGTTACGCGACAGGCATGTACTTCAAGGAAATGCCGGAGTCGGATCTGATCGCTTCGATTGTGGAGGAAGCCGCGGGCTATCAGGATCAAGGTTTTACCGCGTTGAAAATTAAAGTCGGCAAGAACCCGTCCTTTGATGTGCGACAGGTTGAGGCCATCCGTAAGGCGTTGCCCAACATGACCATGATGGCGGACTCCAATCATGCGTATGATCTTCCTGAGGCGATCCGCATGGGGCATGTGTTGAGCGAGCATGATTTTCGCTGGTTCGAAGAGCCGCTGTCGCCGGAATTTGAAAATCAGTTCCGTCAACTGCAAGACAAAGTGGACCTGCCGATTGCGACCGGCGAATGCGAGCAAACCCGTTACGGTTACCAGCGATTGTTGTCGACCGGTGGTGTCCAAATCGCGCAGCCTGACTTGGCGTATTGTGGTGGGCCTTCGGAAGCTTTGAAGATTCGCGGTCTGGCTTCATCGATGGGGATCAATGTCGTTCCGCATTGTTGGGGCACGATGTTGAATCTGGCTGCCGCCACCCACTTTCTCGCTTCGGGCTATCTAGAACCTGGTCGTAAAGAAGTCACGCCGTCGTTGCTGGAGTATGACCGCACGCCTAACGCTCTTCGAGATAAGCTTTTTGACGTTCCTGTGGCGGTCAGCAACGGTGTCGCGCAGGTGCCTACGGGCCCAGGGCTGGGTGTGACGGTTAACGTGGAAGCGATGAAAGAATATGTCGTTCAGCAGACCGAAGTGAATGCTTGATTGATGCGTTTGTCGCGAACTTTAATGTGGCTAGCGTGACACGATGCCTCCTGTTTGCAGTGAGTTTTGGGGCCTGGGAGCGGTAGATGTGTTGCTGCTGCCGTCGAGCCACGGTCTGTTGTTTGCATACGCTTTCGCACGAGGATTTTGAAGCACGCCTTCGATGTGAGTCGTGGCTGCGTCCTGGATTATCGCCTTTGAGAATGTTGGCTGACTCGCTACACGTTTGGCCTGCCTCGTTACTCGTCACCTTCCCTCACCTCTCCACCTCTTTCTGAGACACTGATGACCCATCGAACTTTTTCTATGTTGATCAACGGCAAGTTGGTTCAGTCAGCGAAAACGTTTCCAGTGACCAATCCGGCAACCGGCGAAGTGATTGCCGATGTCTCGGAGATTGATCCCGCGTCGGTTGAGTTGGCGCTCACCGCTGCAAGGGATGCGTTCAAGACTTGGTCGCGAATGCCGTTGTCGCAGCGTAAGCCGATCATTCTGCGGTACGCGGACTTGCTGGAGGAAAATCGCGATGAGATCATTGACTTGTTGATCGCCGAGACGGGCAAGCCGCTTGATAATGCTGAATATGATTTCGGCATGTTGACGACTTGCCTGCGTTACTTCTGCGAAGCAGCCGCACGGATTGACCAGCAGGTGATTCCGGATCCCGACGGGAAATTTCTAAACTACACGTTGCGGCAACCACTTGGTGTCGTGGTCGGCTATTTGGCCTGGAACTTCCCGTTGCTGAATTTGGGTTACAAGCTGGGGCCCGTTCTTGCATCGGGCTGCACCGCGATCATCAAGCCTTCCCAGTTGACTCCGTTGGCGACCTTGCGTTGTGCGGAACTTCTGTCGGAAGCCGGAGTGCCCGATGGGGTAGTCAATGTGTTCAGCGGCACTGACTATGACGTCACGGAGCCATTTTTGACCAGTGAGATTCCGGCAATGTTCACGATGATTGGCTCGACACGCGCCGGAGTCGCGGCGATGAAGTCGGCCTGCACCAACGTGAAGCATTTTTCAGTAGAGTTGGGTGGGAACGCACCTGTCTTGGTGTACGACGATGCTGATATCGAGGCGGCCGCAACGAGTGTCGTGGACCTTAAATTTGCCAACTCGGGGCAGGTTTGTGTTTCACCAAATCGCTGCTTCGTGCACGAATCCGTCTACGAACGATTTCTCGAAGTAGCGGCTAAACATGCTGCGGGAATCACGCTGGGTGCTGGCCGTGGTGAAGGCCGACGTATGGGGCCCGTGCTGACATCGAAGGCGAGAGACCGGATGCTGGGTTTGATCGAGTCAGCCGTCGGCAGCGGGGCGTCAATCGTCTGCGGTGGCAAAATTCCGGAATCCCAGGCCAAGGGGTATTTCCTGGAACCAACGATTCTTCGTGACGTGGATCGCAGCATGGAATTGTCGTGCGATGAGATCTTCGGTCCGATCTTGCCTGTCATCAAGTTCAGTGATCGCGATGATGAGATTGCCTTGGCAAATGACACTGAATACGGATTAGCTGCTTATGTTTTCACGACCAACCTCAGTCGTGGTCTCCATGCGGCGTCGGAAATTGAAGCGGGGAGCGTGTGCGTCAACGGTGTGCACTACGGCGTTCATTTGCCGCACGGTGGCCTGAAGCAAAGCGGCGTGGGAAAGGACTGCTCCAAATACAGTTTGCAGGAATACCTGACGCTCAAGCGAGTTTCCGTTTCCACTGAGTGACGATCCAAGTGGCCGTCGCTTCGGGACGCTTCAATCCGGTCGAGCGCGTCCGCAAGCCAAGGCCTCGGTTTCCTCCCCTGCGTTCACCCCTTTAGGAAGTTTGATGTCGTTCCCAAGTCAAATCATTGGCCGCCTGCGAAAGTCCGGTGTTGTTGCTGGTTTTTCAGTCGAAAAAGTTGAGCATGCCGTGCCACTGGCTAAAGCATTGCTGGCCGGCGGTATCGATGTGATTGAGTTAACACTTCGAACGCCTGCGGGGATGGACGCGGTCAAAGCGATCCGTGCCGGTGTCCCGGAGATGCTTGTGGGTGTTGGCACTATTCTGGATCCAGAAACCGCTCGAGAGGTGAAGGCGGCTGGGGCCGATTTCGGTGTTTCGCCGGGAATGAACCCGAAAGTCATTCGTGCGGCCCAGGAAGCTGGGTTGCCTTTCGCGCCCGGTATTGCAACTCCATCGGATCTCGAAGCGGCGATCGAGTTGGGCTGCCGGTTCGTCAAGTTTTTTCCGGCCGAAGCGTGTGGCGGAATCAAGTATTTGCGTAGCATGGCTGCTCCCTATCAGCACCTCGGTATCGAGTATTTCCCGCTGGGCGGTGTCAACGCTGAGAACATGATGGCGTATCTTGCTGAGGCCAATGTACCAGCGGTGGGTGGCTCGTGGATCGTCGATCAAAGTCTTGTCAACGAAGAGAACTGGGCCGGTATCACATGCCGTGCCGCTGAAGTCATTACCCAATTGAAAGAGAATGATTGACCATGAGTGGAATCGTCGTCACGTTCGGAGAGATCATGGGCCGGATTGCGGCTCCTGAAAATCTTCGTCTTCGTCAAGCTCGGCAGTTTGATATGACGTACGCGGGTGCGGAGGCGAGCGTTGCCGCGTCGATCTGCAACTTTGGTGGTCGTGCACGCTACGTTACCGCTCTTCCCAAGCACGCGCTTGCCGAAGCGACAATGGACTCCATTCGTTCGGTCGGCATTGACACCCAGTTCGTATTGCGGACTGATCAGGGAAGGTTGGGATTGTACTTTTTGGAAACGGGAGCAAACCAGCGTCCTAGTAACGTGATTTACGATCGCGAGGATTCCGCGATCGCAATCACGACGGCGGACCAGTATGACTGGGATGGAATCCTGGCAGGGGCACAGTGGTTGCATCTCAGCGGGATCACTCCCGCCCTATCCAGTAACGCTGCCGAGGCAACGCGTGTCGCGGCGCTGAAGGCGAAAGAAGCGGGGGCGACCGTTTCCATTGATCTCAACTTCCGGGGTAAGTTGTGGAAGTGGGATCCCTCGAAGTCGGCGCGCGAGTTAGCTCAGACGACCATGAAAGGCATCCTGCCGTTCGTCGACGTTGTGATTGCCAATGAAGAAGATTGTCACGATGTGCTGGGCATTCAGGCTGGCGATACTGACGTTCATTCCGGGGCACTGGATACGTCGCGTTATCCAGATGTGGCCCGCCAAGTTGTGAAGCAGTTTCCTAACGTGAGTCAGGTGGCGATCACTTTGCGTGAAAGTCTGTCGGCAACGCACAACAATTGGGGTGCGATGCTCTATGACGCTCCTTCGGATAAGGCCGCATTCGCGCCGCTGGATGCCGATGGAAAGTACCAGTCTTACGAGATCAAGAATATCGTCGACCGAGTCGGTGGCGGTGATTCGTTTGCCGGTGGGCTGATCTTTGCGATGATGACCCCTGAATTGAGCGAGCCTACCACAGCAGTGAAGTACGCCGTCGCCGCTTCGTGTTTGAAGCACTCGATCAAAGGCGACTTCAACTACTCCACCCGTGCGGAAGTCGAAGCCTTAATGGGTGGCTCAGCATCCGGGCGGGTCGTTCGCTAGCGAATGTGCGGTTCGTTGTCTGGCAGTTGCAGGGCTCAGTGAAACGGCCCAATGAAACGGCTCAATGGAACGGCTCAATGGAACGGCTCTGTTGATTCGAGGTGCGCCGTCAGCCCAGTCGGCTGCATTGCCGCGGTTGGCGGCAAGATGGCCCTATCGGTTGCACGCTTGTTGCACTTGCCGACAAAGCCGCAGTAGGTGGCTCGGTGTTTTGTGAAGCTGACGCACCTGGAAGCGTCAACCGTTTCTGCTTGGTGCCATCTGGTGCGTCCGGACACAAACGGAAGGTCAGGATGTCCCCTGAGAAAATACATTACGATGGATAGTTGCCCGTTGACATGCGATAGTCGTATTGTATTATAAAAGCAGGCAGGGGGGAGTCCGTCCTGCAAGTTGCCAACGTAAACTCAGGTAATATCCTTGCGATTTCATCGTTTGTCTTTCAATGCAAGTGGCTTACAGGCAGTGGTTGGGGGTTGGTTGCCCGTCGCTGTCATCGCTTTTTTTTCGCTATTCTTGGTTAGCACTTCGCGGTGTCTCGCTGCTGAGAAGCCGAACATCGTGTTGCTGTTCGCGGACGATGCAGGCTATGGCGATTTTGGCTTCCACAATAGCCGTCATTTCCGAACGCCTCACCTGGACGCCCTCGCTAAATCGGGGGTTCGTCTGACGCAGTTCTACGTGACTGGGGCAACCTGTGGCCCATCTCGCGCAGGGATGTTGTCGGGCCGGTACCAGCAGCGTTTTGGTTATGAAGAAATCAATGTGCCTGGCATCATGAGCGAGCACAGTAAGCTGCTTGGTG harbors:
- a CDS encoding aldehyde dehydrogenase family protein → MTHRTFSMLINGKLVQSAKTFPVTNPATGEVIADVSEIDPASVELALTAARDAFKTWSRMPLSQRKPIILRYADLLEENRDEIIDLLIAETGKPLDNAEYDFGMLTTCLRYFCEAAARIDQQVIPDPDGKFLNYTLRQPLGVVVGYLAWNFPLLNLGYKLGPVLASGCTAIIKPSQLTPLATLRCAELLSEAGVPDGVVNVFSGTDYDVTEPFLTSEIPAMFTMIGSTRAGVAAMKSACTNVKHFSVELGGNAPVLVYDDADIEAAATSVVDLKFANSGQVCVSPNRCFVHESVYERFLEVAAKHAAGITLGAGRGEGRRMGPVLTSKARDRMLGLIESAVGSGASIVCGGKIPESQAKGYFLEPTILRDVDRSMELSCDEIFGPILPVIKFSDRDDEIALANDTEYGLAAYVFTTNLSRGLHAASEIEAGSVCVNGVHYGVHLPHGGLKQSGVGKDCSKYSLQEYLTLKRVSVSTE
- the eda gene encoding bifunctional 4-hydroxy-2-oxoglutarate aldolase/2-dehydro-3-deoxy-phosphogluconate aldolase — protein: MSFPSQIIGRLRKSGVVAGFSVEKVEHAVPLAKALLAGGIDVIELTLRTPAGMDAVKAIRAGVPEMLVGVGTILDPETAREVKAAGADFGVSPGMNPKVIRAAQEAGLPFAPGIATPSDLEAAIELGCRFVKFFPAEACGGIKYLRSMAAPYQHLGIEYFPLGGVNAENMMAYLAEANVPAVGGSWIVDQSLVNEENWAGITCRAAEVITQLKEND
- a CDS encoding mandelate racemase/muconate lactonizing enzyme family protein — its product is MENQELSVSQLPVSVVTPSQHSPLQESGNGTVSRPPGADGVKIKCIRTHHLRDHLDVPFGFSQWYYDTRNTLWVEIVAEDGTTGWGECYGPSEVYQAAITSFYAPRLLGENALQTDVIWHRMWRASLDFARGGVMMGAMSGIDMALWDLRGKMLGQSVSELMGGRYVDEVPCYATGMYFKEMPESDLIASIVEEAAGYQDQGFTALKIKVGKNPSFDVRQVEAIRKALPNMTMMADSNHAYDLPEAIRMGHVLSEHDFRWFEEPLSPEFENQFRQLQDKVDLPIATGECEQTRYGYQRLLSTGGVQIAQPDLAYCGGPSEALKIRGLASSMGINVVPHCWGTMLNLAAATHFLASGYLEPGRKEVTPSLLEYDRTPNALRDKLFDVPVAVSNGVAQVPTGPGLGVTVNVEAMKEYVVQQTEVNA
- a CDS encoding DUF1559 domain-containing protein, with the protein product MKGLLRIAGGPGRRGFTLVELLVVIAIIGVLVGLLLPAVQAAREAARRMSCSNNFKQIGLGIHNYHSAYKQLPQHGGGTTGGKKFPVDGQNAYDETESHNRLRLSILVGLMPFIEGQSLWEQISNPNALNDDGTTRTPVPWPAMGPTPENDEYGPWMTNIPTLRCPSDPGVGLPGLGRTNYVASIGDSVVAAVRGPYGGTGTQMTDLSNSEEARASARGFFRIREKTSFRDCLDGLSNTIAMGEIATDLGDNDKRTILLNKNNLFKAWQPGFAPNSCESTTYIDASRPQFWNATYSGTTSTRGRGYQWAEHYPNYGAVTTIMPPNKALCGSANNDQNGIIAPPSSRHQGGVHILMGDGAVKFITDSIEAGNSAAEQVGAGRAGDAAPGSASPYGLWGKLGTRAIREVIDEEF
- a CDS encoding FadR/GntR family transcriptional regulator — encoded protein: MKKHAPPRNLCGQVIHELGGRILAGEIPPGQAIPQEWTLCEQLGVSRTVVREAIKGLAAKGLVESRAKRGTLVRPSNQWNYLDPEVIQWQSGSDSSGSNLLRLTEFRQTIEPKAAAMAAKRASEEQLQHISDAWDQMEEAAGNDVEKFLAADILFHVEILHATGNPFFSPVAHAISASLESSLRVTNCLPSDNLSSLPLHKKVLKAIIAGQATQAHNAMLSMLNDAAKRIEKAIARTDTSANNS
- a CDS encoding sugar kinase codes for the protein MSGIVVTFGEIMGRIAAPENLRLRQARQFDMTYAGAEASVAASICNFGGRARYVTALPKHALAEATMDSIRSVGIDTQFVLRTDQGRLGLYFLETGANQRPSNVIYDREDSAIAITTADQYDWDGILAGAQWLHLSGITPALSSNAAEATRVAALKAKEAGATVSIDLNFRGKLWKWDPSKSARELAQTTMKGILPFVDVVIANEEDCHDVLGIQAGDTDVHSGALDTSRYPDVARQVVKQFPNVSQVAITLRESLSATHNNWGAMLYDAPSDKAAFAPLDADGKYQSYEIKNIVDRVGGGDSFAGGLIFAMMTPELSEPTTAVKYAVAASCLKHSIKGDFNYSTRAEVEALMGGSASGRVVR